One genomic segment of Nitrospira sp. includes these proteins:
- a CDS encoding TonB-dependent receptor: MVSLKCVSQIGIVMTVVGTLAAGQSLAPAQAQEPNLAEATASPREQELREQLKGILQELEDLQKGREATVPPAERPKTVTEKAKPEQTEAVEAAGAMPEYELADTSIVSKRFQKRPEGVSLSATIQAETDSQPTRTMKESMESLPGVILRQANGPRDFSIAIRGSGVKTSFAVRDIKMYEDGFIQTQSDGLSRLDIHDPWFMRSVEVLRGASSSMYDNYALGGMVHFRTRRGSDINGFETFLSGGSYGYHKEAFAVGQETEHLDISMFASNVQEDGYIRNSGYKTQTLNFNMRFKIDDKQNFYFKAISNWLDSRVPTRLTQAQFIADDRQVGGTGATTADRLHQQRVDRRTIVGGMYERQLNANTVLTVEADYDVKDINQTFNQISDNINPNYKHYTDLRHDGRLGDMPLKSYIGFFANSMEQEGQTFENLADGQGTRGLLLQNNRGNIRNIGARFREELEFVPKWTLAAGLGFEQSHMSIETINYTGGAVSSRPNAHRDFTNLAPEASLTWKPAEGYRHWVRASTGYGLPTFGQLTRDPVTGLPGSNFDLKPQKNLNTEIGTESSLTKDLKIQLVGFWVFFKDEIITQTISGSNTTAINASSSEYRGIEAAYDWRPVSGLRLSGAYTHTDARYVNFSDRTAAGFLVRDGKKVANVPTDVLNSKVEYEHAASGWGGWVEGSYYNSYFLNNNNTFGIPAYMIGNVNIHKNVELKNSWFRFAKFYLELDNIGDKKYAASGQVISGETHGQAAASQAFFAGYGRAIYGGVTLGLF, translated from the coding sequence ATGGTGTCGTTGAAGTGCGTTAGTCAGATTGGAATCGTCATGACAGTCGTCGGAACGCTGGCGGCGGGGCAATCCCTTGCCCCCGCACAGGCGCAGGAGCCGAATCTAGCGGAGGCAACCGCGTCGCCGCGCGAACAGGAGTTGCGCGAACAGCTCAAGGGCATTCTTCAAGAATTGGAAGATCTCCAGAAAGGCCGTGAGGCCACGGTGCCTCCGGCGGAGCGGCCGAAGACGGTGACAGAAAAGGCGAAACCGGAACAGACCGAGGCGGTCGAGGCAGCCGGAGCCATGCCGGAATATGAATTGGCCGACACGAGCATCGTCAGCAAGCGATTCCAAAAGCGGCCGGAAGGGGTGTCGCTGTCGGCGACGATTCAGGCCGAGACAGATTCGCAGCCGACACGCACGATGAAGGAATCGATGGAGTCGCTGCCGGGTGTGATTCTTCGTCAGGCGAACGGACCTCGAGATTTCAGCATTGCGATTCGAGGATCCGGCGTAAAGACGTCCTTTGCCGTACGAGACATCAAGATGTACGAAGACGGGTTTATCCAAACCCAATCCGACGGATTGTCGCGCTTGGATATCCACGACCCCTGGTTCATGCGCAGCGTCGAAGTTCTGCGCGGCGCCTCGTCATCTATGTACGACAACTACGCGCTCGGCGGCATGGTGCACTTCCGCACCAGGCGGGGCAGCGACATCAATGGATTTGAAACGTTCTTGTCCGGCGGTTCCTACGGCTATCACAAGGAAGCCTTCGCCGTCGGCCAGGAAACCGAGCATCTCGATATCTCCATGTTTGCCAGCAACGTTCAGGAGGACGGGTATATTCGGAACAGCGGATACAAAACGCAAACGCTCAATTTCAATATGCGATTCAAGATCGACGACAAGCAGAATTTCTATTTCAAGGCCATTTCGAACTGGCTGGACTCCCGTGTGCCGACCAGACTCACGCAGGCGCAGTTTATCGCCGACGACCGGCAGGTCGGCGGCACCGGCGCGACGACCGCGGACCGGCTTCATCAACAGCGGGTCGACCGCCGGACGATCGTCGGCGGCATGTACGAGCGCCAGCTCAATGCCAACACCGTGCTCACCGTGGAAGCTGACTATGATGTGAAGGATATCAATCAGACCTTCAATCAGATCAGCGACAACATCAACCCCAACTACAAGCATTACACCGATTTGCGGCATGATGGCCGCCTCGGCGACATGCCGTTGAAGAGCTACATCGGATTCTTTGCGAACAGCATGGAGCAGGAAGGGCAGACGTTTGAAAATCTTGCCGATGGCCAGGGGACGCGAGGGTTGCTGTTACAAAACAACCGGGGGAACATTCGCAATATCGGAGCCCGGTTTCGCGAGGAACTGGAATTTGTCCCGAAGTGGACGTTGGCTGCCGGGTTGGGATTTGAACAGTCGCATATGAGCATCGAAACGATCAACTACACAGGTGGAGCCGTCTCGTCGAGGCCCAATGCCCACCGGGACTTCACCAATCTGGCGCCGGAAGCCTCGCTGACCTGGAAGCCGGCGGAGGGCTATCGTCATTGGGTGCGCGCATCCACGGGCTATGGTTTGCCGACGTTCGGTCAGCTCACGAGAGATCCGGTGACCGGACTGCCCGGATCGAACTTTGACTTGAAACCGCAGAAAAATCTCAATACGGAAATCGGGACGGAGTCGAGTCTCACGAAGGATCTCAAGATCCAACTCGTCGGCTTCTGGGTCTTCTTCAAGGATGAAATCATCACGCAGACGATCAGCGGGAGCAACACGACGGCCATCAATGCCTCCTCCTCTGAGTATCGCGGCATTGAAGCCGCGTACGATTGGCGGCCGGTATCGGGGTTGCGCCTGTCCGGCGCCTATACCCACACCGATGCGCGTTACGTGAACTTTTCCGACCGGACGGCCGCCGGATTTCTGGTGCGTGATGGGAAGAAAGTGGCCAACGTGCCCACAGACGTGCTGAACTCCAAAGTGGAATACGAGCATGCCGCCAGCGGCTGGGGAGGCTGGGTCGAGGGGAGCTATTACAACAGCTACTTCTTGAACAACAATAATACGTTCGGCATTCCTGCCTACATGATCGGCAATGTGAATATACACAAGAACGTCGAGCTCAAGAATTCCTGGTTCCGGTTCGCCAAGTTCTATCTGGAGCTGGACAACATCGGCGACAAGAAGTACGCGGCATCCGGCCAGGTTATTTCAGGTGAGACGCATGGGCAAGCCGCCGCATCGCAGGCCTTCTTTGCTGGTTACGGCCGAGCGATCTACGGCGGTGTGACGCTGGGATTGTTCTAG
- a CDS encoding helix-turn-helix domain-containing protein has translation MNKSLLRVEEAAAALAVSRWTIYRWVEQGRLEGTKIGRGSLRVFSRSIENLVEQNRTDDVSSGLFVHSRELSPVGSAVQ, from the coding sequence ATGAACAAATCACTGTTGCGTGTTGAAGAGGCGGCGGCGGCACTTGCCGTCAGCCGATGGACGATCTATCGCTGGGTGGAGCAGGGCCGGTTGGAAGGCACCAAGATCGGCCGCGGCAGTCTGCGGGTGTTTAGCCGGTCGATCGAGAACCTTGTTGAACAGAACCGGACGGATGACGTGTCTTCCGGCTTGTTCGTTCATAGCCGAGAACTGTCTCCTGTGGGCTCCGCTGTTCAATAA
- the secA gene encoding preprotein translocase subunit SecA gives MLTQLLNLVFGSKNDREIKALMPVVARINDLESSLTPLSDQDLVGKTQVFKQRLADGQTLDDILPEAFAVCREMSRRRLNMRHFDVQLIGGMILHRGRISEMKTGEGKTLVATLPIYLNALEGKGVHLITVNDYLAKRDAQWMAQLYHALGLSVGIIQHDASFLYDPTYDAADKRLQSLRPCTRREAYHADITYGTNNEYGFDYLRDNLIVSELGQCVQRELNFAIVDEVDSILIDEARTPLIISGPTDQTTDLYYRINSVIPQLKPEHDFTIEEKTKTASLTEEGNIRVEKLLGVDNLYDPDNMDLVHHVVKALQAYALYKRDVDYVVKDGEVIIVDEFTGRLMPGRRWSDGLHQAVEAKEGVKIANENQTLASVTFQNYFRMYKKLGGMTGTADTEAAEFAKIYNLDVNVVPTNRKMVRLDYADVVYRTEKEKFEAIVEEIKDCNERGQPVLVGTISIEKSEKLSGLLSRNGVKHNVLNAKQHEREAEIVAQAGRKGAVTIATNMAGRGTDILLGGNADFMFKQILYREENLPESRKLEVFEEIRSDCEKNKQEVVAAGGLHILGTERHESRRIDNQLRGRAGRQGDAGSSRFYLSLEDDLMRIFASERVSQLMLKLGMEEGVPIEHGMVTRAIANAQKKVEAHNFEIRKQLLEYDDVMNKQREVIYQHRHAVLAGENLKADLLDMMAGMIDSAMAIFCPAEQYPEEWDMPGLVEMMHGQFGLDITQGKQDHGDSLRDLGRDALIEDLKKLVHDGYERKEQELGSELMRFLEKTFMLQVIDHHWKDHLLGMDHLRDGIGLRGYGQKDPLIEYKKEGYDLFAGMMQRVKSDALERLFRVQAVKHEESESAPAAPPPPPPVISRPQPTLTLNRGEAAEAPKTVERVDDKVGRNDPCPCGSGKKYKKCHGT, from the coding sequence ATGCTGACACAACTCCTGAATCTCGTCTTTGGCAGTAAGAACGACCGTGAAATCAAAGCGTTGATGCCCGTTGTGGCGCGCATCAACGACTTGGAGTCCAGCCTTACGCCCTTGTCGGATCAGGACCTGGTCGGAAAAACTCAGGTCTTCAAACAGCGCCTGGCCGACGGCCAGACGCTCGACGACATCCTGCCAGAAGCCTTTGCCGTCTGCCGCGAGATGTCCCGCCGCCGGCTGAATATGCGCCATTTCGATGTCCAGCTCATCGGCGGCATGATCCTGCACCGCGGCCGGATCTCGGAAATGAAGACCGGTGAAGGCAAGACACTCGTCGCGACCCTGCCGATCTATCTAAACGCGCTCGAAGGCAAAGGCGTGCACCTGATTACGGTGAACGACTACCTCGCCAAGCGCGATGCCCAATGGATGGCGCAGCTGTACCATGCGCTGGGATTGTCCGTCGGCATCATCCAGCACGACGCGTCGTTTCTCTATGATCCGACCTACGACGCGGCTGACAAGCGCTTGCAGTCCCTCCGCCCCTGCACGAGGCGGGAGGCCTATCACGCCGACATCACCTACGGGACCAACAACGAATACGGGTTCGATTATCTGCGCGATAACCTGATCGTGAGCGAATTAGGCCAGTGCGTCCAACGCGAACTGAACTTCGCGATCGTCGACGAGGTGGACAGCATCCTCATCGACGAAGCCCGCACGCCATTGATCATCTCCGGCCCGACCGATCAGACCACCGATCTGTACTACCGGATCAACTCCGTGATCCCGCAGCTGAAGCCCGAACACGACTTTACGATCGAAGAGAAAACCAAGACCGCCTCGTTGACGGAAGAGGGCAACATCCGGGTTGAGAAGCTCCTGGGCGTAGACAACCTCTACGATCCGGACAACATGGATCTGGTCCACCATGTCGTCAAGGCACTCCAGGCCTACGCGTTATATAAGCGCGATGTCGATTATGTCGTGAAAGACGGCGAGGTCATCATCGTCGATGAGTTCACCGGGCGCCTCATGCCGGGCCGCCGCTGGAGCGACGGGCTCCATCAGGCCGTGGAAGCCAAAGAAGGCGTGAAAATCGCCAACGAGAATCAGACGCTGGCCTCCGTCACGTTCCAGAACTACTTCCGCATGTACAAGAAACTCGGCGGCATGACCGGCACGGCCGACACGGAAGCCGCAGAGTTCGCCAAGATTTACAATCTGGACGTGAACGTGGTCCCGACGAACCGGAAGATGGTCCGCCTCGACTACGCCGATGTGGTCTATCGCACAGAGAAGGAAAAGTTTGAGGCCATCGTCGAGGAGATCAAGGACTGCAATGAACGCGGACAGCCGGTGCTCGTCGGCACGATCTCCATTGAAAAGTCAGAAAAGCTCTCCGGCTTGCTGAGCCGAAACGGGGTCAAACACAACGTCCTCAACGCCAAACAGCATGAGCGCGAGGCGGAAATCGTCGCCCAGGCCGGACGCAAAGGCGCCGTCACCATCGCCACCAACATGGCGGGCCGCGGCACCGACATTCTCCTCGGCGGCAACGCCGATTTTATGTTCAAGCAGATTCTCTATCGCGAAGAGAACCTGCCGGAATCGCGCAAGCTGGAAGTCTTCGAAGAGATTCGCAGCGACTGCGAGAAGAACAAACAGGAAGTCGTCGCGGCCGGCGGCTTGCACATCCTCGGCACCGAACGGCACGAGAGCCGCCGCATCGACAACCAGCTGCGCGGCCGCGCCGGCCGTCAGGGCGATGCCGGATCATCCAGATTCTATTTGTCCCTCGAAGACGACCTCATGCGGATCTTCGCCTCCGAGCGCGTCTCGCAATTGATGCTGAAACTCGGCATGGAAGAAGGTGTGCCCATCGAACACGGCATGGTCACCCGCGCCATCGCCAATGCGCAGAAGAAGGTCGAAGCGCATAACTTCGAGATTCGCAAACAGCTGCTCGAATACGACGATGTGATGAATAAGCAGCGCGAAGTCATCTATCAGCACCGCCATGCCGTGCTGGCCGGCGAGAATCTGAAAGCCGACCTCCTCGATATGATGGCGGGCATGATCGACTCCGCCATGGCCATCTTCTGTCCGGCCGAACAGTATCCGGAAGAGTGGGACATGCCCGGCCTCGTCGAAATGATGCACGGCCAATTCGGGCTCGACATCACGCAAGGCAAGCAGGACCACGGCGATTCGCTCCGCGATCTCGGCCGCGACGCGCTGATCGAAGATCTCAAAAAACTCGTGCACGACGGCTACGAGCGGAAGGAACAGGAGCTGGGCTCTGAGCTGATGCGCTTCCTGGAAAAGACTTTCATGCTCCAGGTCATCGACCACCATTGGAAAGACCATCTCCTCGGCATGGACCATCTGCGCGACGGCATCGGCCTCCGCGGCTACGGGCAGAAGGATCCGCTGATCGAATACAAGAAGGAAGGCTACGACCTCTTCGCCGGCATGATGCAGCGGGTTAAATCGGATGCTTTGGAACGGCTGTTCCGCGTCCAGGCCGTAAAACATGAGGAAAGTGAGTCCGCCCCTGCCGCGCCGCCGCCTCCCCCCCCGGTCATCTCGCGCCCGCAGCCCACTCTCACGCTGAATCGTGGAGAAGCCGCCGAAGCTCCCAAAACCGTGGAGCGGGTCGACGATAAAGTCGGCCGGAACGATCCCTGCCCCTGCGGGAGCGGGAAAAAGTACAAAAAGTGCCACGGAACCTAG
- a CDS encoding TlpA disulfide reductase family protein, protein MRSTRYGRYVLAAALAFAFAGATGLPESWSMGSRVPTVGTPADEFRLTDLDGKTHSLSQYRGKVVLVNFWATWCKPCTTEMPAMQASFDKLRDKGFVVLAINELEDEGKVREHIKQYGHTFPVLMDRDNKVANQFGVFGLPVSVFIDQQGRVQEYIKGGLLTEQMINDLVAKIQQQEPVKAASLR, encoded by the coding sequence ATGAGAAGCACCCGATACGGTCGATATGTATTAGCCGCCGCACTGGCGTTCGCCTTCGCAGGAGCGACGGGGCTGCCGGAATCCTGGAGCATGGGGTCGCGGGTTCCGACGGTCGGCACGCCGGCCGATGAATTCCGTCTGACAGATCTCGACGGCAAGACGCATAGCCTCAGTCAGTACCGTGGCAAGGTTGTGTTGGTGAATTTCTGGGCGACCTGGTGCAAGCCATGCACGACGGAAATGCCGGCCATGCAAGCCAGCTTCGACAAGTTGCGGGACAAGGGGTTTGTCGTGCTCGCGATCAATGAACTCGAAGACGAAGGGAAAGTTCGCGAGCACATCAAGCAGTATGGCCATACCTTTCCTGTCTTGATGGATCGCGACAATAAAGTGGCGAACCAGTTCGGTGTGTTCGGTTTACCCGTGAGTGTGTTTATCGATCAGCAGGGCCGCGTGCAGGAATATATCAAGGGTGGCTTGCTGACCGAGCAGATGATCAACGACCTGGTCGCGAAGATTCAACAGCAAGAACCGGTTAAAGCGGCCTCGCTTCGATAG
- a CDS encoding TonB family protein: MIAQEQDRFPFSAWGVSFAVHGLALCVAFVLATQVQPIIKEELFQWEVALVPPSPDVPHTETPQSTPTVQAAKPTPVRTVQTPQPVQPVEPTPDMAMDRVATQSSPEIVHPTIAPPKPEPVPEIVQAKVQPVAPQETKKEDSKKEEVKPEPVLHEPHPAPVVKEVAPPVETTVAAQAYDPPAPSRAHHAESAPVIHQESPSPEEMAPEWRPLVAVRDGSAKRATEPVAAASAPAVAESAPAAAPAQAPPHHANAPVVANAASVRPATKADNAWLAESLGRRIKELTRYPSSARLNGSEGKVVLRVVLRADGHLVDVVVHRSSGHDVLDRAAMETVRLACPIHMKQALSAPEVAVYVPIVYSLAG, encoded by the coding sequence ATGATCGCACAAGAGCAAGACCGGTTTCCTTTTTCAGCCTGGGGCGTGTCGTTCGCCGTACACGGACTGGCGCTCTGCGTCGCGTTTGTGTTGGCGACGCAGGTGCAGCCCATCATCAAGGAAGAACTCTTCCAGTGGGAGGTCGCGCTCGTACCGCCCTCACCGGACGTTCCTCACACCGAGACGCCGCAATCCACACCGACGGTTCAGGCGGCGAAGCCGACCCCGGTTCGGACCGTTCAGACCCCGCAGCCTGTTCAGCCGGTAGAACCGACGCCTGATATGGCCATGGACCGCGTGGCGACCCAGTCCAGTCCGGAGATCGTTCACCCGACGATTGCCCCGCCTAAGCCGGAGCCTGTGCCGGAAATCGTTCAGGCAAAGGTCCAGCCGGTTGCGCCGCAAGAAACGAAGAAAGAAGACAGCAAGAAGGAAGAAGTGAAGCCGGAGCCGGTCCTGCACGAGCCGCATCCGGCCCCTGTCGTCAAGGAAGTCGCGCCGCCGGTCGAAACGACTGTAGCAGCGCAGGCGTATGATCCTCCCGCGCCATCCCGCGCTCATCATGCGGAGTCTGCCCCTGTGATTCATCAAGAGAGCCCGTCTCCTGAAGAGATGGCGCCGGAATGGCGACCGCTCGTGGCGGTGAGGGACGGATCTGCAAAGAGGGCAACAGAGCCGGTGGCCGCCGCATCTGCTCCGGCTGTGGCTGAATCGGCCCCGGCCGCCGCTCCGGCCCAGGCACCGCCTCACCATGCCAATGCGCCTGTCGTTGCCAACGCGGCTTCCGTTCGCCCGGCGACGAAAGCCGACAATGCCTGGCTGGCGGAGTCGCTCGGCCGGCGCATCAAGGAGCTGACGCGCTATCCCAGCTCCGCTCGTCTGAACGGATCGGAAGGGAAAGTCGTGTTGCGCGTGGTCCTCCGCGCCGACGGTCATTTGGTCGATGTGGTAGTGCATCGGAGTTCGGGCCACGACGTGCTCGATCGCGCGGCGATGGAGACCGTTCGATTGGCTTGTCCCATCCATATGAAACAAGCCTTGAGCGCTCCGGAAGTCGCGGTGTATGTACCGATTGTCTATAGCCTTGCGGGGTAG
- a CDS encoding TlpA disulfide reductase family protein yields MDVVRKGLGIAGLLAALSLAGVSTVCAHDPFIALKMSRLPAGSMAVPFELTSLDGTRVKLSDLAGKVVLVNFWATWCGPCKEEMPSLARLQKQFDPAQFVLLTVTTDLQRQGIAQFLSHLGVTLPVLFDEDQEVSRSFMVRGLPTTIVIGRDGTLSGRAVGPRVWDSPEAVAMIRQAMEQAK; encoded by the coding sequence GTGGACGTTGTGCGGAAAGGATTAGGAATTGCCGGACTGCTGGCTGCGCTCAGCCTGGCCGGGGTTTCAACTGTCTGCGCGCACGATCCCTTTATTGCGCTCAAGATGAGTCGGCTGCCGGCTGGAAGCATGGCCGTGCCCTTCGAGCTCACGTCGCTGGACGGCACGCGGGTGAAGTTGAGCGATCTGGCAGGCAAAGTCGTGCTGGTGAATTTTTGGGCCACCTGGTGCGGCCCCTGTAAAGAGGAAATGCCGTCGCTCGCGAGACTGCAGAAGCAGTTCGATCCCGCGCAATTTGTCCTGTTGACCGTGACGACCGACCTGCAGCGTCAAGGCATTGCCCAGTTTCTCTCGCATCTGGGCGTCACGCTGCCGGTGCTGTTCGATGAAGATCAGGAAGTCTCGCGATCCTTTATGGTGCGCGGATTGCCGACCACGATCGTGATTGGCCGCGACGGGACCTTGTCCGGTCGGGCGGTCGGGCCGCGTGTGTGGGACAGCCCTGAGGCGGTGGCGATGATTCGGCAGGCGATGGAACAGGCGAAATGA
- a CDS encoding sialidase family protein, with translation MYGCIGVGSSLMLCATIALAESQPAVIFGPKVTADRKVRSVVGPSVRIDDQGHISLAWVEEEKETRTVLYSRIEKAGASIGELVRVNGPGEVPYSRQEAPALAVSGDEVLMTWAVTHPKMTPDKPFSNDLRLSRSTDGGKTFQPSVLVNDDQQVIGHSFDSIHVAPDGVVHMAWIDGREGKKESGTFTARSTDRGRTAEKNLKVDENTCVCCRTSMTSSPDGTLYVAWRKILPGDLRETVVARSTDGGRTFAAPVIVGHDRWVFPGCPHRPASVGTDRQGRLYVVWYTEGSDETPSIYLAYSDDKGETFSPKQKLNLSKGTFPDHPQMAVDPAGRLVIVWEEQSPVRREVVMSVSLDRGETFSAPQKLNEKKGQTPTLSINAQGLVALAWMEHAMPAHRIVVQTIQMPATPTIARQEP, from the coding sequence ATGTATGGGTGCATAGGAGTCGGCAGCAGCCTGATGCTCTGTGCCACGATCGCGTTGGCGGAGTCCCAGCCTGCGGTGATCTTCGGCCCCAAAGTGACGGCAGACCGCAAAGTACGGAGCGTCGTGGGGCCCTCCGTCCGGATCGATGACCAGGGGCACATCTCTCTTGCCTGGGTCGAGGAAGAGAAGGAGACTCGTACGGTGCTGTACTCACGCATCGAGAAGGCCGGGGCTTCCATCGGCGAACTTGTGCGTGTGAACGGCCCGGGTGAGGTGCCCTATAGCCGTCAGGAGGCGCCGGCGCTGGCCGTATCCGGGGATGAAGTGCTGATGACCTGGGCCGTGACCCATCCGAAGATGACGCCGGACAAGCCCTTCTCCAACGATCTCCGTCTCAGCCGATCGACCGATGGCGGGAAAACCTTCCAGCCGTCGGTGTTGGTGAACGACGATCAGCAAGTCATCGGCCATAGTTTCGATTCGATCCATGTGGCGCCCGACGGCGTCGTCCACATGGCCTGGATCGACGGGCGAGAGGGCAAGAAAGAATCCGGCACGTTTACCGCGCGTTCTACCGATCGTGGGCGCACAGCCGAAAAGAATCTCAAGGTCGATGAAAATACCTGTGTGTGTTGCCGGACATCCATGACCAGCAGTCCTGACGGGACGCTGTATGTCGCCTGGCGCAAAATTCTCCCGGGGGATCTCCGCGAGACCGTCGTGGCGCGCTCGACCGACGGAGGCCGGACATTTGCGGCTCCGGTGATCGTCGGCCATGATCGATGGGTATTCCCCGGTTGTCCGCATCGACCGGCGTCTGTGGGAACGGATCGTCAGGGACGTCTCTATGTGGTCTGGTACACGGAAGGGTCGGACGAAACACCGTCGATCTATCTGGCCTACTCAGATGACAAGGGCGAAACATTTTCGCCGAAACAGAAATTGAATCTCTCCAAGGGCACCTTCCCGGACCATCCCCAGATGGCGGTCGATCCCGCAGGCCGTCTGGTCATTGTCTGGGAAGAACAGTCGCCGGTCCGGCGTGAAGTCGTGATGAGTGTGTCGCTGGATCGCGGGGAGACCTTCAGTGCGCCGCAGAAATTGAACGAGAAGAAGGGGCAGACGCCCACACTGTCAATCAATGCGCAGGGGCTTGTCGCGCTGGCCTGGATGGAGCACGCGATGCCGGCGCATCGTATCGTGGTGCAAACGATCCAGATGCCGGCGACTCCGACCATTGCGAGGCAGGAGCCGTAG
- a CDS encoding transporter: MMFLSRSCRLVLLSLGALFLSVGAVRPGSVQASCGSVSCFVVIGSQQQVPMAGLLTVNAIYNYTPMEAPSGQGGSIPFSNQGNKTLTLANLNANQIRTLMRTATLDMNYGLTERFGLQVTVPYKQVNSDAQIGGLTPVPYSDKGIGDVRVSLKYNVLPTLRSMIVVGMGVDLPTGDYGQRVQGGSLAESTLQIGKGNFGFVPSIYQSYELIPHRLNQFALASYRHTLKNSDGYKFGDEVNLSAGFNIIPVEQAPWFVLTQQVNYRWMQNDAMDASLFQFNPGGAAILLDPTVRFRAIPTTGSTYMAYSPGIMLNLWNYASMYFIAQIPVMRDFNGNLEQQVSYVFGLTKSFQLLSGS, from the coding sequence ATGATGTTCCTTTCCCGATCCTGTCGGCTCGTTCTTCTCTCTCTTGGCGCCCTCTTTCTGAGCGTGGGGGCTGTGCGTCCTGGCTCGGTTCAGGCCTCGTGCGGCTCCGTGAGTTGCTTCGTCGTGATCGGATCGCAACAGCAGGTCCCGATGGCCGGCTTACTGACTGTCAACGCGATTTATAACTACACGCCGATGGAGGCACCGTCGGGGCAGGGCGGGAGCATCCCGTTTTCCAATCAAGGCAACAAGACGCTGACACTGGCCAACTTGAATGCCAACCAGATCCGCACCCTCATGCGCACCGCCACCCTGGATATGAACTACGGGTTGACCGAGCGATTCGGCCTCCAAGTGACCGTGCCCTACAAACAAGTGAATTCCGATGCCCAGATCGGCGGCCTGACGCCGGTGCCCTATAGTGACAAAGGCATCGGCGATGTGCGCGTCAGCCTCAAATACAACGTCTTGCCGACACTCCGCAGCATGATTGTCGTGGGCATGGGCGTCGATTTGCCGACGGGCGACTACGGGCAGCGGGTGCAGGGCGGTTCATTGGCCGAGTCGACCTTGCAGATCGGCAAGGGGAATTTTGGATTTGTCCCGTCGATCTATCAGAGCTACGAACTCATCCCGCACCGGCTGAATCAGTTCGCGTTGGCGAGCTACCGGCACACACTCAAAAACAGCGACGGCTATAAATTCGGCGATGAGGTCAATCTCAGCGCCGGGTTCAACATCATTCCGGTCGAGCAGGCGCCCTGGTTCGTGCTGACGCAGCAGGTGAACTACCGCTGGATGCAAAACGATGCGATGGACGCTTCCTTGTTTCAGTTCAATCCGGGCGGTGCGGCGATTCTGCTCGATCCGACGGTGCGGTTCCGTGCTATTCCGACGACCGGCTCCACCTACATGGCCTATTCGCCCGGCATCATGCTGAACCTCTGGAACTATGCGTCGATGTATTTCATCGCGCAAATTCCGGTCATGCGGGATTTCAACGGCAACTTGGAGCAACAAGTCAGTTACGTGTTCGGGCTCACGAAATCATTTCAACTGTTGAGCGGCTCATAG